The Crocosphaera subtropica ATCC 51142 genome includes a window with the following:
- the moaC gene encoding cyclic pyranopterin monophosphate synthase MoaC — MSNQHESQLSHLNETGEAQMVDVSSKKVTRRQAVARGQIRMKRETFEAIKTGNSPKGDVLGTAKIAGIMAAKQTANLIPLCHPLPLQKIEVNIIGDETLPGYQIEATVITKAETGVEMEALTAVSIAALTLYDMAKALEKSIKIENIRLMSKTGGKSADYQSRI; from the coding sequence GTGTCTAATCAACATGAATCTCAATTATCTCATCTTAATGAGACAGGAGAAGCGCAAATGGTGGACGTTTCTTCTAAAAAAGTAACTCGTCGTCAAGCAGTTGCTAGGGGACAAATCAGAATGAAACGAGAAACATTTGAGGCAATAAAAACAGGAAATTCGCCAAAAGGTGATGTTTTAGGGACAGCCAAAATAGCTGGTATTATGGCAGCCAAACAAACAGCTAACTTGATCCCATTATGTCATCCTTTACCCTTACAAAAAATAGAGGTAAACATAATAGGAGACGAAACCTTACCCGGTTATCAAATAGAAGCAACCGTTATCACCAAAGCAGAAACAGGGGTAGAAATGGAAGCTTTAACTGCCGTTTCTATTGCTGCTTTAACCCTTTATGATATGGCTAAAGCGTTAGAAAAATCGATAAAAATTGAAAATATACGGTTAATGAGTAAAACAGGAGGAAAATCTGCGGATTATCAATCAAGAATTTAG
- a CDS encoding GNAT family N-acetyltransferase → MMTSLSRYYYLKQGKTQDKAKLLKFMELTYEELFPEQSDFNHLSITIEQYLSSKTPLWWIEYQPENSTQPEKVACLWMGTGVDQVSGDRYGHIFLIYVKPNHRRQGLATALIKQGQQWVDGQGYHQIGLQVFERNQAAQKLYNKLGFFPQSYLMFKSWNINQ, encoded by the coding sequence ATGATGACCTCTCTATCTCGTTATTATTATTTAAAACAAGGAAAAACTCAAGATAAAGCGAAACTGCTAAAATTTATGGAACTCACCTATGAAGAGTTGTTTCCTGAACAGTCTGATTTTAATCATTTAAGCATCACCATTGAGCAATATTTGTCCTCAAAAACGCCGTTATGGTGGATTGAATATCAACCCGAAAATTCGACCCAACCCGAAAAAGTGGCTTGTTTGTGGATGGGAACTGGCGTTGATCAAGTCAGTGGCGATCGCTACGGACATATTTTTTTGATTTATGTTAAACCGAACCATCGTCGTCAAGGGTTAGCTACCGCTTTAATCAAACAAGGACAACAATGGGTGGATGGACAAGGGTATCATCAAATCGGACTTCAAGTATTTGAACGGAACCAAGCTGCCCAAAAACTTTATAATAAATTAGGATTTTTTCCTCAATCTTATTTAATGTTTAAATCTTGGAATATTAACCAATAA
- the grxC gene encoding glutaredoxin 3: MFNIFNSLLGRHPEKMKADVEIYTWQTCPFCIRAKLLLWWKGVDFTEYKIDGDETAREKMAQRSQGRRTVPQIFINNKHIGGCDDLYSLDQHNKLDPLLTQEN, encoded by the coding sequence ATGTTTAATATTTTTAATTCTTTATTGGGTCGTCATCCAGAAAAGATGAAAGCGGATGTAGAAATCTATACTTGGCAAACCTGTCCGTTTTGTATCCGTGCTAAATTACTTTTATGGTGGAAAGGGGTTGATTTTACTGAGTATAAAATCGATGGAGATGAAACCGCTAGGGAAAAAATGGCACAACGTTCCCAGGGACGACGAACGGTTCCTCAAATTTTTATCAATAATAAACATATTGGAGGATGTGATGATTTATATTCCCTCGATCAACACAATAAGTTAGATCCTCTTTTAACTCAGGAAAACTAA
- a CDS encoding tocopherol cyclase family protein, which yields MKFENCLFLRDLWERKQLWKTPHSGYHWDGSSRRFFEGWYYRVTLPHSNQSFAFMYSMDDPIGNQYHSGGAAQVLGANESYLYRIFPNVKTFWASQKQLALCHWQLENFNLKPHILEPILFEETVKEGYQATATLNQGYIEDPVTKNYCRWCYTIKPIDGWGHRFSPQEATAGWLSFLPIFDPGWQVLMAHGWARGYIDWNGNIYEFENAPAYSEKNWGHSFPNKWFWINCNSFKEESDLSLTAAGGIRQVFNWQESVGIIGLHYQGKLYQFARENSQLSWHIKPWGSWIMQGKNSDFAIKIEGKTKSIGTYVRVPTADGLQFLCRDTVQGTLKIELQNNKGKTIFKATSSLGGLEIGGSPWHKDWIYGK from the coding sequence GTGAAATTTGAGAATTGTCTTTTCTTAAGAGATTTATGGGAGAGGAAGCAACTATGGAAAACTCCCCATTCTGGCTATCATTGGGATGGAAGTTCAAGGCGTTTTTTTGAAGGTTGGTATTATCGGGTTACGTTACCCCACTCGAATCAGAGTTTTGCCTTTATGTATTCCATGGATGATCCTATTGGAAACCAATATCATAGTGGTGGTGCAGCCCAAGTTTTAGGAGCTAATGAAAGCTATTTATATCGAATTTTTCCTAATGTCAAAACATTTTGGGCAAGTCAAAAGCAACTCGCTTTATGTCACTGGCAACTAGAAAACTTTAACCTAAAACCACACATTCTTGAGCCTATCCTTTTTGAAGAGACAGTTAAAGAAGGGTATCAAGCTACTGCGACTTTAAATCAAGGATATATTGAAGATCCCGTTACTAAAAATTATTGTCGTTGGTGTTATACAATAAAACCTATAGATGGTTGGGGACATCGTTTTTCACCCCAAGAAGCAACAGCCGGATGGTTATCTTTTTTACCTATTTTTGATCCTGGATGGCAAGTTTTAATGGCTCATGGATGGGCAAGAGGTTATATTGATTGGAATGGAAACATATATGAATTTGAAAACGCTCCTGCTTATAGTGAAAAAAATTGGGGACATTCTTTTCCTAATAAATGGTTTTGGATCAATTGTAATAGTTTTAAAGAAGAATCCGACTTATCTTTGACGGCTGCTGGTGGAATTAGACAAGTATTCAACTGGCAGGAATCTGTAGGAATTATCGGCTTACATTATCAAGGAAAATTATATCAATTTGCTAGAGAAAATAGTCAGTTATCTTGGCATATCAAACCTTGGGGAAGTTGGATCATGCAGGGAAAAAATTCGGATTTTGCAATTAAAATTGAGGGGAAAACTAAGAGTATCGGTACTTATGTTAGGGTTCCTACTGCTGACGGATTACAGTTTCTTTGTCGTGATACCGTGCAAGGAACTTTAAAAATAGAATTACAGAATAATAAAGGTAAAACTATCTTCAAAGCTACCAGTTCTTTAGGGGGTTTAGAAATTGGCGGATCTCCTTGGCATAAAGATTGGATTTATGGAAAATAG
- a CDS encoding GNAT family N-acetyltransferase gives MKINWGKVVDCCGLSSLMGDSSELENNTSYTVSVTIREAQLQDIKALTEVLTLSFHPPKGWLSFFQPILKLGVYEDLRSRLRGTIPYYCCFVAVEKTSTLTKTTEKVIGTIELSLKSGFNCHYLYISNLAVIQSHRRQGIAKQLLQQCEEIASKWGYDTLNLHVLDNNYPAKKLYLSNGYQVSETEVTWPNWLLFRSQRLFLKKQIKTHD, from the coding sequence TTGAAAATTAACTGGGGAAAGGTTGTGGACTGTTGTGGGTTATCGTCGTTGATGGGTGATAGTTCGGAGTTGGAGAACAATACCTCCTATACCGTTTCTGTTACTATTAGAGAGGCTCAATTACAGGATATTAAAGCCTTAACTGAGGTTCTCACCCTTAGCTTTCATCCTCCCAAAGGGTGGCTATCTTTCTTTCAACCTATTTTAAAATTAGGGGTTTATGAAGATTTGCGATCGCGTCTCCGGGGAACCATTCCCTATTATTGTTGTTTTGTTGCGGTAGAAAAAACTTCAACTCTTACTAAAACCACAGAAAAAGTGATTGGAACTATTGAACTAAGTCTTAAAAGTGGATTCAATTGCCATTATCTTTATATCAGTAACTTAGCAGTGATTCAAAGCCATCGACGACAAGGAATTGCTAAACAGTTACTACAACAATGTGAAGAAATTGCCTCAAAATGGGGATATGATACCCTAAATCTTCATGTCTTGGATAACAATTATCCTGCTAAAAAATTATATTTAAGTAACGGTTATCAAGTATCCGAAACTGAAGTCACTTGGCCGAATTGGCTGTTATTTCGTTCGCAAAGACTGTTCTTAAAAAAACAGATAAAAACCCATGACTAA
- a CDS encoding NAD(P)-dependent oxidoreductase, with the protein MKVGIIREEKNPPDSRVPLTPEQCQYLMQIDQNLEIVIQSSEKRCFADSEYQEKNISVVKDVSNCDILLGVKEVSINSLVANKTYLFFSHTHKKQPYNRKLLQTILLKKIRLIDYECLCDVQGKRVIAFGHWAGVVGAHNAILAWGKRYQSFALQSMHQCHDFAEAKTYYNDLSLPNFKIVITGDGRVSNGAATVLDLMKIKQVSPQDFLEEKFSYPVYTKLGVKDMYAKKGEDIFNEPNYYKHPEEYDSIFEPYTKVSDMMINGIYWEKGVPTFFSEEDMKKDDFNIKVIADVTCDIAPDASIPCTIRPSTIADPIYGYDPNLEKEIKPFQPQSIDIMAVDNLPNELPRDASEDFGNQLIDRVWDELKKPNSQMIYDATIAINGKLNQPYEYLQDFVNFNQ; encoded by the coding sequence ATGAAAGTTGGTATTATTCGAGAAGAAAAAAATCCCCCAGATTCTAGAGTTCCTTTAACTCCAGAACAATGTCAATATTTAATGCAAATTGACCAAAATTTAGAGATAGTTATTCAATCAAGTGAAAAACGATGTTTCGCTGATTCAGAATATCAAGAAAAAAATATTTCTGTGGTTAAAGATGTTAGCAATTGTGACATTTTGCTAGGAGTCAAAGAAGTTTCTATAAATTCTTTGGTTGCTAATAAAACTTATTTGTTTTTCTCTCATACCCATAAAAAACAACCTTATAACCGCAAACTTTTACAAACTATTTTACTAAAAAAGATTCGTTTAATTGACTATGAATGTCTCTGTGATGTACAAGGAAAAAGAGTCATTGCGTTTGGTCATTGGGCTGGCGTTGTCGGGGCGCATAATGCTATATTAGCCTGGGGAAAACGTTATCAAAGTTTTGCTTTACAATCTATGCACCAATGTCATGATTTTGCTGAAGCAAAGACTTATTATAATGATTTATCTTTGCCTAACTTTAAAATAGTCATTACTGGAGATGGAAGAGTTAGTAATGGAGCAGCCACCGTGTTAGATTTAATGAAGATAAAACAGGTTTCGCCTCAAGACTTTTTAGAAGAGAAATTTTCCTATCCTGTTTATACAAAATTAGGAGTTAAAGATATGTATGCTAAAAAAGGAGAAGATATATTTAATGAGCCTAATTATTATAAACATCCAGAGGAATATGATTCGATTTTTGAACCTTATACTAAGGTAAGTGATATGATGATCAATGGTATTTATTGGGAAAAAGGGGTTCCTACTTTTTTTAGCGAGGAAGATATGAAAAAAGATGATTTTAACATTAAAGTCATTGCAGATGTTACCTGTGATATTGCCCCAGATGCGTCGATTCCTTGTACCATAAGACCATCTACCATTGCTGATCCTATTTATGGTTATGATCCCAATTTAGAAAAAGAAATTAAGCCATTTCAACCCCAAAGTATCGATATTATGGCAGTGGATAACTTACCTAATGAATTACCCCGTGATGCTTCAGAAGATTTCGGAAATCAATTAATTGATCGAGTTTGGGATGAGTTGAAAAAACCTAATAGTCAAATGATTTACGATGCTACCATTGCTATTAATGGAAAGTTAAACCAACCTTATGAATACTTACAAGATTTTGTTAATTTTAATCAATAA
- a CDS encoding bifunctional pantoate--beta-alanine ligase/(d)CMP kinase, giving the protein MRLFKTVAGLRTYLASMRDKQTIALVPTMGALHKGHLSLIRRGMSEADVVVVSIFVNPLQFSPHEDLDKYPRQLETDVQLCQESGVTAVFAPSSEEMGIDKTFEPPTQVIPPPAMISSLCGPFRPGHFQGVATIVTKLLNIVSPNVAYFGEKDAQQLAIIRQVVKDLNLPVTIKGCPIIREPSGLAYSSRNQYLSEEQKKEAIALYQGLQAAKQVFMAGERQTNVLTACVTEKIISYSGITLQYVECVHPQTLQPLDSIEEAGLLAIAAYVGSTRLIDNVILRVRKPIIAIDGPAGAGKSTVTRQVAKALNLTYLDTGAMYRGIAWLVLKSGIPVEDESAIAELVSQADLEFIFPSNDQPPQIIINGENVTHAIRTPQVTALVSPISAYPVVRQKLVSYQQELGKLGGIVAEGRDIGTNVFPDADVKIFLTASVQERARRRLIDFQAQGQDNIDIQQLERDIEQRDYQDSHRTLAPLRQASDAMELNTDGLTIEDVVNKIIHLYKMNESF; this is encoded by the coding sequence ATGCGTCTGTTTAAAACTGTGGCCGGGTTACGTACCTACTTAGCTTCGATGAGGGATAAGCAAACTATTGCCTTAGTCCCTACCATGGGAGCCCTACATAAAGGTCATCTCAGTCTCATTCGTCGTGGTATGTCTGAGGCAGATGTGGTAGTGGTGAGCATTTTTGTAAACCCCCTACAATTTTCCCCTCACGAAGATTTAGACAAGTATCCTCGTCAACTCGAAACAGATGTTCAACTGTGCCAGGAATCGGGCGTGACGGCGGTTTTTGCTCCAAGCTCTGAAGAAATGGGTATTGATAAGACCTTTGAGCCACCCACTCAAGTGATACCACCTCCAGCCATGATCTCATCTCTGTGTGGACCGTTTCGACCTGGCCATTTTCAAGGAGTGGCCACCATCGTGACCAAACTATTGAATATCGTTAGCCCCAATGTGGCTTATTTTGGGGAAAAAGACGCACAACAGTTGGCCATTATTCGTCAAGTAGTAAAGGATTTAAACTTACCAGTAACAATTAAAGGCTGTCCTATTATTCGTGAACCCTCTGGACTGGCTTACAGTTCTCGTAATCAATATCTTTCAGAGGAACAAAAAAAAGAAGCCATCGCTTTATACCAAGGGTTACAAGCAGCTAAACAAGTGTTTATGGCTGGAGAAAGACAAACGAACGTTTTAACGGCTTGTGTCACTGAAAAAATAATCTCTTATTCTGGTATCACTCTTCAATATGTTGAGTGTGTCCATCCTCAAACCCTACAACCTTTAGATAGTATTGAAGAAGCAGGGTTATTAGCGATCGCAGCTTATGTAGGGTCAACTCGACTGATTGATAATGTGATCTTACGAGTACGAAAACCCATTATCGCCATTGATGGGCCAGCCGGTGCCGGAAAATCTACGGTGACTCGTCAAGTGGCTAAAGCCTTAAATTTAACCTATTTAGATACAGGGGCCATGTATCGGGGCATCGCTTGGTTAGTATTAAAATCAGGAATCCCCGTAGAAGATGAAAGTGCGATCGCAGAATTAGTCTCCCAAGCGGATCTAGAATTTATTTTCCCCTCCAATGACCAACCGCCACAAATCATTATCAATGGAGAAAATGTAACTCACGCCATTCGCACCCCCCAAGTTACCGCCTTAGTGTCTCCTATTTCTGCTTATCCTGTGGTTCGTCAGAAATTGGTCAGTTATCAACAGGAATTAGGGAAATTGGGGGGTATTGTGGCCGAAGGGCGAGATATTGGTACTAATGTTTTTCCTGATGCAGACGTTAAAATTTTCCTAACGGCCTCAGTCCAAGAACGGGCAAGACGACGATTAATAGATTTCCAGGCTCAAGGACAAGATAATATCGATATTCAACAATTAGAACGGGATATTGAACAAAGGGATTATCAAGATAGTCATCGCACTTTAGCCCCTCTTCGTCAAGCCAGTGATGCGATGGAACTAAACACCGATGGCTTAACCATTGAAGACGTGGTTAATAAAATTATTCATCTCTATAAAATGAATGAATCATTTTGA
- a CDS encoding septal ring lytic transglycosylase RlpA family protein: MNKKFWTGLTTALMTTVGTTALIGTSLQGSEASDTSGKVEKLGEMLGIGTLIAQESSDFQTKNVVSLGPIKTDVGDQAASKEIAKLHLHQWKYQLAVTLKIRQIPVLTFLGSKADLAALKEQGDDIDPTQIESEALDRAKAFAQRLNQLNQDNTFKAENLTVSLNSDQTHSIKLKSEELIKLDKGVILPDTTRNEAVDALQATNRLRRLMGDASPLTAIVNPNQTPEQESGLASVRPVTSRRKGMASWYGPGFHGRLTANGERYNQNGLTAAHKSLPFGTQVRVTNLHNGRSVIVRINDRGPYIHGRVIDLSKGAANVIGLLNSGVAPVQLEILGR; this comes from the coding sequence ATGAATAAGAAATTTTGGACCGGACTAACAACTGCCTTAATGACCACTGTAGGAACTACGGCCCTCATCGGCACTTCTCTACAGGGTTCAGAAGCATCTGATACCAGTGGAAAAGTGGAGAAATTAGGAGAAATGTTAGGAATAGGGACGCTTATTGCCCAAGAAAGTTCCGATTTCCAGACAAAGAATGTTGTCAGTTTAGGACCGATCAAAACCGATGTCGGTGATCAAGCTGCCTCAAAGGAAATTGCAAAACTCCATCTCCATCAATGGAAGTATCAACTGGCAGTCACATTAAAAATTCGTCAGATTCCAGTCTTAACGTTCCTAGGGTCAAAAGCAGACCTAGCAGCCCTAAAAGAACAGGGAGATGACATCGATCCTACCCAGATCGAAAGCGAAGCCCTTGATCGTGCTAAAGCCTTCGCTCAACGCTTAAATCAACTCAATCAAGATAATACTTTTAAAGCAGAAAACCTAACTGTTAGCTTAAATTCCGATCAAACCCATAGTATTAAATTAAAGTCTGAAGAATTAATCAAACTCGATAAAGGAGTTATCTTACCCGATACCACTCGCAATGAAGCGGTTGACGCTTTACAAGCCACTAACCGCTTACGGCGACTCATGGGAGATGCATCCCCTTTAACCGCCATTGTTAACCCCAATCAAACTCCTGAGCAAGAGTCAGGTTTAGCCAGTGTTCGCCCTGTCACCAGTCGTCGTAAAGGGATGGCTTCTTGGTATGGACCAGGATTTCATGGCCGTTTAACCGCCAATGGAGAACGGTACAATCAAAACGGTCTAACTGCGGCCCACAAAAGCCTACCTTTTGGGACTCAAGTCCGAGTTACCAATCTCCATAATGGTCGTTCTGTCATCGTCCGTATCAATGATCGCGGCCCCTACATCCACGGTCGAGTGATAGACTTATCCAAAGGAGCAGCTAATGTTATTGGTTTACTAAATAGTGGTGTGGCTCCAGTACAATTGGAAATTTTGGGACGTTAA
- the uvrA gene encoding excinuclease ABC subunit UvrA — translation MADSNSIRIRGARQHNLKNIDLELPRDRLIVFTGVSGSGKSSLAFDTIFAEGQRRYVESLSAYARQFLGQLDKPDVDAIEGLSPAISIDQKSTSHNPRSTVGTVTEIYDYLRLLFGRAGEPHCPHCDRLIAPQTIDQMCDRVMELSDRTKFQILAPVVRGKKGTHKQLLSSLASQGFVRVRVDGEVRELSDNIELKKNHFHNIEIVVDRLIKKEGIEERLADSLSTCLSHSEGLAVIDIMGDEEKNGHSEIMFSENFACPEHGAVIEELSPRLFSFNSPYGACPHCHGLGSLRQFSPELVIPDPNAPLYSAIAPWSEKDNSYYLSLLYSIGQNYGFEIQTPWNQLSKEQQDLLLYGSDEPIWFEQDSRFDSGQGYYKHFKGILAMLERNYQETSSEIIKQKMEKYIVDQTCEVCQGKRLKPEALSVRLGKCSIDELTSVSIDKCLHKVDNLELTPRQKLIGELALKEVRNRLNFLLDVGLDYLTLNRGTATLSGGEAQRIRLATQIGSGLTGVLYVLDEPSIGLHQRDNGRLLNTLKKLRDLGNTLIVVEHDEETIRTADHLVDIGPLAGIHGGQIVSQGDLKTLLKAKKSLTADYLSGKKVIKTPGKRRAGNGNKLCLKNCHANNLKNIDVEIPLGKLVAITGVSGSGKSTLVNELLYPSLQHHLTKKVPLPKSLDKVTGLNAIDKVIVIDQSPIGRTPRSNPATYTGIFDSIRQLFSETIEAKARGYKPGRFSFNVKGGRCENCGGQGVNVIEMNFLPDVYVQCEVCKGARYNRETLQVKYKSYSIADVLDMTVEEALSVFENIPRAVNRLQTLVDVGLGYVKLGQPAPTLSGGEAQRVKLASELSRRATGKTLYLIDEPTTGLSFYDVHHLLNVLQRLVDKGNSILVIEHNLDVIRCSDWIIDLGPEGGDQGGDIVTFGTPEDVAKHPTSYTGQYLKEVLKQYPQETP, via the coding sequence ATGGCTGACTCAAATAGTATACGGATTCGGGGTGCTAGACAACATAATCTAAAAAATATTGATCTTGAACTTCCGCGCGATCGCCTAATTGTTTTTACAGGGGTGTCCGGTTCGGGTAAGTCATCTTTAGCGTTTGATACCATTTTCGCTGAGGGACAACGACGCTATGTAGAGTCCCTGAGTGCCTATGCAAGACAGTTTTTAGGACAGTTAGATAAACCCGATGTCGATGCGATCGAAGGGTTAAGTCCGGCGATTTCTATTGACCAAAAATCTACGTCCCATAACCCCCGTTCCACAGTAGGGACGGTAACGGAAATTTATGATTATTTACGGTTATTATTTGGTCGTGCGGGGGAACCCCATTGTCCTCATTGTGATCGCTTAATTGCCCCTCAAACCATCGATCAAATGTGCGATCGGGTTATGGAACTCTCAGATCGGACAAAATTCCAAATTTTAGCTCCTGTGGTGCGAGGGAAAAAAGGAACCCATAAACAACTATTATCTAGTTTAGCCTCTCAAGGATTTGTACGGGTACGAGTAGATGGAGAAGTTAGGGAACTTTCGGATAATATTGAGTTAAAAAAGAATCACTTTCATAACATTGAAATTGTTGTAGATCGCCTCATCAAAAAAGAAGGAATTGAAGAAAGATTAGCGGATTCTTTAAGCACTTGTTTAAGCCATTCCGAAGGATTAGCCGTAATCGATATTATGGGAGATGAAGAAAAAAATGGTCACTCAGAAATTATGTTTTCTGAGAATTTTGCTTGTCCCGAACATGGTGCCGTTATTGAGGAATTATCCCCCCGTTTGTTCTCCTTTAATTCTCCTTATGGTGCTTGTCCTCACTGTCATGGATTAGGCAGTTTACGGCAATTTTCCCCTGAGTTAGTTATCCCTGATCCCAATGCTCCCTTATATTCTGCTATTGCTCCTTGGTCAGAAAAAGATAATTCTTATTATTTATCGTTACTCTATAGTATTGGGCAAAATTACGGCTTTGAAATCCAAACTCCTTGGAATCAATTAAGCAAAGAACAACAAGACTTATTACTCTATGGCAGCGATGAACCTATCTGGTTTGAGCAGGATTCTCGTTTTGATAGTGGTCAAGGATATTATAAACATTTCAAAGGCATTTTAGCCATGTTAGAGAGAAATTATCAAGAGACTAGCTCAGAAATTATTAAGCAAAAGATGGAGAAATATATCGTTGATCAAACTTGTGAAGTGTGTCAAGGAAAACGCCTTAAACCAGAAGCTTTATCCGTTCGCTTAGGAAAATGTAGTATTGATGAGTTAACCAGTGTTTCTATTGATAAATGTTTGCATAAAGTTGACAATTTAGAATTAACTCCTCGACAAAAGTTAATTGGAGAATTAGCTTTAAAAGAAGTTAGAAACCGCTTAAATTTTCTCTTAGATGTTGGCTTAGATTATTTAACCTTAAACCGAGGAACAGCCACATTATCAGGGGGAGAAGCCCAAAGAATTCGTCTGGCTACCCAAATCGGATCGGGGTTAACAGGAGTATTATATGTATTAGATGAACCCAGTATCGGACTCCATCAACGGGACAATGGACGGTTATTAAATACTTTAAAGAAATTAAGAGATTTAGGAAATACTTTAATTGTCGTTGAACATGACGAAGAAACCATTAGAACTGCCGATCACCTCGTTGATATTGGTCCATTAGCAGGGATTCATGGGGGACAAATTGTTTCTCAAGGTGATTTAAAAACCCTATTAAAAGCCAAAAAATCTCTAACAGCAGATTATTTATCTGGTAAAAAAGTAATTAAAACCCCAGGAAAACGTCGTGCAGGTAATGGTAATAAGCTTTGTTTAAAAAATTGTCATGCTAATAATTTAAAAAATATAGATGTCGAAATACCATTAGGAAAGCTAGTAGCTATTACAGGAGTTTCAGGATCAGGAAAATCTACCTTAGTTAATGAATTACTCTATCCTTCCTTACAACATCATTTAACCAAAAAAGTTCCCTTGCCCAAGTCTCTAGATAAAGTTACGGGACTTAACGCCATTGACAAAGTAATTGTTATTGATCAGTCTCCTATCGGTAGAACTCCTCGATCCAATCCTGCCACTTATACAGGAATTTTTGACAGTATTAGACAGCTTTTTTCTGAGACAATAGAAGCTAAAGCAAGGGGTTATAAACCAGGTCGTTTTTCCTTTAATGTGAAAGGAGGAAGATGTGAGAATTGTGGAGGACAAGGGGTTAATGTGATTGAGATGAATTTCTTACCCGATGTCTATGTTCAATGCGAAGTTTGTAAGGGGGCAAGATACAACCGAGAAACCTTACAAGTGAAGTATAAAAGTTATTCTATTGCTGATGTTTTAGATATGACAGTAGAAGAAGCGTTAAGTGTATTTGAAAATATACCAAGGGCAGTCAATCGATTACAAACTTTAGTAGATGTTGGCTTAGGTTATGTTAAATTAGGGCAACCTGCCCCTACGTTATCAGGAGGGGAAGCGCAACGGGTTAAACTAGCATCAGAATTGTCCCGTCGGGCAACAGGAAAAACTCTCTATCTAATCGATGAACCCACCACAGGATTATCTTTTTATGACGTTCATCACCTCTTGAATGTACTACAAAGATTAGTGGATAAAGGTAATTCTATTTTAGTCATCGAACATAATTTAGATGTGATTCGTTGTTCAGATTGGATCATTGACTTAGGACCAGAAGGGGGCGATCAAGGAGGTGATATTGTTACCTTTGGAACCCCTGAAGATGTAGCAAAACATCCCACATCTTATACAGGACAATATTTAAAAGAAGTTCTGAAACAATATCCACAAGAAACACCGTAG